One window from the genome of Prochlorococcus marinus CUG1438 encodes:
- a CDS encoding metal ABC transporter permease: MELYSFLTLDTFIRDPLTHDFMRKALLMSSLVAAVCGFLSSYLTLKGWALMGDAVSHSVMPGVVVAYALGLPFSLGAFIFGVGSVALIGFIKQKSRVKEDTVIGLVFTGFFALGIVLVSKIKSNIDLHSILFGSPLGISLSDVKQTIFISLLVVILLSIFRKDLMLYCFDPRHAKTVGINVFFLHYLLLTCLSLAAVVGLQSVGIILVVAMLITPGATAYLLTDKFDNMTVISVLSAIISSLIGIYVSFWFDLETGGSIVLAQTFIFLFAFLFAPRYGIFKLKKLFAGYK, from the coding sequence ATGGAGCTCTATTCTTTTTTAACTTTAGATACATTCATAAGAGATCCTTTAACTCATGACTTTATGAGAAAAGCACTTCTTATGAGTTCATTAGTTGCAGCTGTTTGTGGTTTTCTATCAAGTTATTTAACTCTTAAAGGATGGGCTTTAATGGGAGATGCAGTTTCACATTCGGTAATGCCTGGTGTTGTGGTCGCGTATGCACTAGGTCTTCCTTTCTCATTAGGGGCATTTATTTTCGGGGTTGGTTCTGTAGCATTGATAGGGTTTATTAAGCAGAAATCTAGAGTTAAAGAAGATACTGTTATAGGTCTTGTATTTACTGGATTTTTCGCTCTTGGAATCGTATTGGTTTCTAAAATTAAAAGTAATATTGATTTGCACTCTATTCTTTTTGGTAGCCCATTAGGAATATCACTTTCAGATGTAAAACAAACTATATTCATTTCTTTATTGGTAGTGATCCTTTTATCAATTTTTAGAAAAGATTTAATGCTTTATTGTTTTGATCCTAGGCATGCAAAAACAGTTGGGATTAACGTATTTTTTCTTCATTATTTACTCCTCACATGCTTGTCTTTGGCAGCTGTTGTGGGCTTGCAGTCTGTTGGAATTATTTTGGTAGTTGCAATGTTGATTACACCAGGTGCTACAGCATATTTACTTACGGATAAATTTGATAATATGACAGTAATTTCGGTATTAAGTGCAATCATCTCAAGCCTGATAGGAATCTATGTTAGTTTTTGGTTTGATCTTGAAACAGGCGGATCAATAGTCTTGGCACAAACTTTTATATTTTTATTTGCTTTTTTATTCGCTCCAAGATATGGGATATTTAAGTTAAAGAAATTATTTGCTGGGTATAAATGA
- a CDS encoding DUF4336 domain-containing protein, whose translation MIVVEETLNNKWNWWPLFPLYPYGKKKTILRELIPGQIWSLEQIQGLYYVAVPIRMTVIKVDNGLMLINPLPPTKELINELEKLITIHGKVKTIILPSASGLEHKIGLPALSRIFKDAEIWLCPGQWSFPINLPLDFLGIPSKRSRILFKEGTPYTNSFKWSSLGPLNLGLGRYQEISCFHYPTKTLHVTDAIVGIDSTPPEIFNFDPTPLLFHSRDRGDEPLIDSIEQRKKGWKRLVLFSSFLKPGKLNIPPLKKIFKYSFKKNLRNWRSHFGIYPFLWDDDWESSLVEIMGKDTPKIQIAPVLQKLIFPRSKEVLLNWLENIKSFEGMEYLIPAHFSAPIKFSIEDCQKLIDEINSQKWDKLPEDNKFLIGLYKKLFELGIIPEEVNL comes from the coding sequence ATGATAGTGGTGGAAGAAACTTTAAATAATAAGTGGAATTGGTGGCCATTATTCCCCTTATATCCTTATGGAAAAAAGAAAACAATTTTAAGAGAATTAATTCCTGGTCAAATATGGTCTTTGGAACAAATACAGGGACTATATTATGTGGCGGTTCCAATAAGAATGACTGTAATAAAGGTTGATAATGGATTGATGCTAATAAATCCACTGCCACCGACAAAAGAATTAATAAATGAGTTAGAAAAATTAATTACGATACACGGTAAAGTAAAAACAATAATTCTACCGAGTGCCTCTGGACTAGAACATAAAATCGGACTGCCTGCTCTTTCAAGAATTTTTAAAGATGCAGAAATTTGGCTTTGTCCTGGACAATGGAGTTTCCCCATAAATCTACCATTAGATTTTTTAGGAATTCCATCAAAAAGGTCAAGAATACTTTTTAAAGAAGGTACTCCATATACAAACTCCTTTAAATGGTCTTCATTAGGTCCACTAAATTTAGGACTTGGAAGATATCAGGAGATAAGCTGTTTCCATTATCCTACGAAAACTCTTCACGTAACAGATGCAATAGTTGGAATAGATTCCACACCACCTGAGATATTTAATTTTGATCCAACTCCACTTCTTTTTCATTCTAGAGATAGAGGAGATGAGCCTTTGATTGACTCGATCGAACAAAGAAAAAAAGGATGGAAAAGGCTAGTCTTATTTTCATCTTTTTTGAAACCAGGTAAACTAAATATTCCACCACTAAAAAAAATATTTAAGTATTCATTCAAAAAAAATCTTAGAAATTGGAGATCTCATTTCGGTATTTATCCCTTTTTATGGGACGATGATTGGGAATCCTCTCTTGTTGAAATAATGGGTAAAGATACTCCTAAGATTCAAATTGCACCAGTTTTACAAAAATTAATTTTTCCGCGTTCAAAAGAAGTTTTACTTAATTGGTTAGAGAATATAAAGTCTTTTGAAGGTATGGAATATTTAATTCCAGCTCATTTTTCTGCTCCTATAAAATTTTCAATAGAAGATTGTCAAAAATTAATTGATGAAATTAATTCTCAAAAGTGGGATAAACTTCCCGAGGATAATAAATTTTTGATAGGTCTATATAAAAAGTTGTTTGAACTAGGAATAATTCCTGAAGAAGTAAATCTTTAA
- a CDS encoding DUF760 domain-containing protein, translating to MFNPEFLATENNDPNDENDLIQYLQKQSPEVLQRVAKSASEDIQEIIRHNVQGLLGMLPSDQFDVKITSSKDNIANLLSSAMMTGYFLRQMEQRKELEQTLKNDENMSIEE from the coding sequence ATGTTTAATCCAGAATTTCTTGCTACTGAAAATAATGATCCAAACGACGAGAATGATTTAATTCAATATTTACAAAAACAATCTCCAGAAGTTTTGCAAAGAGTAGCAAAATCAGCGAGTGAAGATATTCAAGAGATTATTAGACATAATGTTCAAGGTCTTCTTGGAATGCTACCTTCAGATCAATTTGATGTAAAAATAACATCTTCAAAAGACAATATTGCTAATTTATTATCTTCTGCAATGATGACAGGATATTTCTTAAGACAAATGGAGCAAAGAAAAGAGCTGGAACAAACTCTTAAAAATGATGAAAACATGTCTATTGAAGAATAA
- the lepB gene encoding signal peptidase I produces the protein MSRTQEKRNSILKDLKNLLIWISIALIIRWQVIEPRWIPSGSMLPTLQIQDKILVEKVTPKITSKSNLSTLKNKIVVFNVPEELINAGYKADTALIKRVIGIPGDKVEVRDGNLYLNDIAQKNYVFDKNINYSIGPFIVPKESLWVMGDNRNNSMDSHIWGFLPYEKVIGKAIFRYWPFKKIGPIRIPALNNLD, from the coding sequence ATGTCTAGAACTCAAGAAAAAAGAAATTCAATATTAAAGGATTTAAAAAATCTTTTAATCTGGATATCTATAGCTTTAATTATACGATGGCAGGTTATAGAGCCAAGATGGATCCCATCCGGTTCAATGCTTCCAACTCTTCAAATACAAGATAAAATTCTTGTTGAGAAAGTAACTCCCAAAATCACATCCAAATCAAATCTTTCAACATTAAAAAATAAAATAGTTGTTTTTAACGTTCCGGAAGAATTAATTAATGCTGGTTATAAAGCAGATACTGCACTAATAAAAAGAGTAATTGGAATACCTGGAGACAAGGTAGAAGTAAGAGACGGTAACCTTTACTTAAATGATATCGCTCAAAAGAATTACGTTTTTGACAAAAATATTAATTATTCTATAGGGCCTTTTATTGTCCCAAAAGAGTCACTATGGGTGATGGGAGATAATAGAAATAATAGTATGGACTCACATATTTGGGGATTTTTACCTTATGAAAAGGTTATTGGTAAAGCTATTTTTAGATATTGGCCGTTTAAAAAAATTGGACCTATTCGGATCCCAGCCCTTAATAATTTAGATTAA
- the menD gene encoding 2-succinyl-5-enolpyruvyl-6-hydroxy-3-cyclohexene-1-carboxylic-acid synthase: MTSSIECKNFLRSLQLLNLLIKIGVQNLIVCPGSRSAPLAIAAGELNKLGLVNIFNSIDERSAGFHSLGISAASGKLSLVITTSGTAVSNLLPAAVEADRSCKGIIFLTSDRPLRLKDCGANQTVNQEDFLSSVCRRVLSTNLNGLHETPENEILNLVRITEKQISTFPGPIHLNIPIDKPLGISFLNKKNVLEVFKRIYLKKKYIFQKVEIKSDKNKFLEISKSLNLDKSGIILVGPYQGSINDLTSFNKSLERLQEITGWPVFADPVSGVYSDLRGLVVNWELVLRKNKNSINCHQLLRLGPMSSSIDLEKFLINFEGIQILIKEKNYRKLDPIKKSFEYDFGVSNFTNLLFEKLSINEKNKKPLTSMALDLMEEGEQIKEILKEKITQDNSITEYMLANLVPKLWPAENPIMLSASSPIRDWLTFSENGTLTRNCFSFRGASGIDGTLSLALGISRIKNPLLLVTGDLAFIHDINGWLIENSIDMNLTILLIDNNGGNIFNRIYKENLKEDELKKLFLMPKEIKWPKLAEAYQVDFKSVSNFKKLREAFDWSISIQKSVIIKVDINPENEICEKNTLLEKIIGS; encoded by the coding sequence ATGACATCATCTATTGAATGCAAAAATTTTCTTAGAAGTTTACAACTTTTGAATCTTCTTATAAAAATAGGAGTTCAAAATTTAATAGTATGTCCTGGTAGTAGATCAGCACCTTTAGCAATAGCTGCGGGAGAATTAAATAAATTAGGGCTAGTAAATATTTTTAATTCAATAGATGAGAGATCTGCTGGATTCCACTCTCTTGGGATTTCTGCTGCATCAGGTAAACTTTCTTTAGTTATTACGACTTCTGGGACTGCTGTAAGTAACTTATTGCCAGCAGCAGTTGAGGCAGATCGATCTTGTAAAGGTATTATATTTCTTACTTCTGATAGACCCTTAAGATTAAAAGATTGTGGCGCTAATCAAACAGTAAATCAAGAAGATTTTTTGAGTTCAGTCTGCAGAAGGGTCTTAAGTACAAATCTAAATGGACTTCATGAAACACCAGAAAATGAAATCTTGAATTTAGTTAGAATTACTGAGAAACAAATTTCAACCTTCCCTGGTCCTATCCATTTAAATATTCCTATTGATAAGCCTTTAGGTATTTCATTTTTGAATAAAAAAAATGTTTTAGAGGTTTTTAAGAGAATTTATTTAAAGAAAAAATATATATTTCAGAAAGTTGAAATAAAGTCTGATAAAAACAAATTCTTAGAAATTTCAAAAAGTTTAAATTTAGATAAATCCGGTATTATTTTGGTAGGTCCCTATCAAGGTTCCATAAATGATTTAACTTCTTTCAATAAATCTTTAGAACGATTACAAGAAATTACTGGTTGGCCTGTATTTGCTGATCCTGTTTCAGGAGTTTATTCTGATTTGAGAGGATTAGTTGTGAACTGGGAATTAGTCTTAAGGAAAAATAAAAATTCAATAAATTGTCATCAACTTTTGAGGCTTGGCCCTATGTCATCCTCAATTGATTTGGAGAAGTTTTTAATAAACTTCGAAGGGATACAAATTCTTATAAAAGAAAAAAATTATAGAAAATTGGACCCTATAAAAAAATCATTTGAATATGATTTTGGGGTATCAAATTTTACTAATCTATTGTTTGAAAAATTATCAATCAACGAAAAAAACAAAAAGCCCCTTACTTCGATGGCTCTAGATCTGATGGAGGAAGGCGAGCAGATTAAAGAAATTTTAAAAGAAAAAATTACCCAGGACAATTCAATTACTGAGTATATGCTTGCAAATCTTGTCCCAAAACTTTGGCCGGCTGAAAATCCTATAATGCTTTCCGCGAGTAGCCCGATTAGAGATTGGCTTACATTTTCTGAGAATGGGACTTTAACAAGAAATTGTTTCAGCTTTAGGGGAGCTTCTGGTATCGATGGTACTTTATCTCTTGCATTAGGTATTTCTAGAATTAAAAATCCTCTACTTCTTGTGACTGGAGATTTGGCTTTTATTCATGATATAAACGGTTGGCTGATTGAAAATTCAATCGATATGAATTTAACAATCCTTCTGATAGATAATAATGGTGGAAATATATTTAATCGTATTTATAAAGAAAATTTAAAAGAAGATGAATTAAAAAAACTTTTTCTCATGCCAAAAGAAATAAAATGGCCAAAACTCGCAGAGGCTTATCAAGTAGACTTTAAAAGTGTGTCAAATTTTAAAAAATTACGAGAGGCATTTGATTGGAGCATTTCTATCCAGAAATCTGTAATAATTAAGGTTGATATTAATCCAGAAAATGAAATTTGTGAAAAAAATACACTGCTAGAAA